DNA from Mycobacterium sp. SMC-8:
CCTGACCGGCCATCGCACCGCCGAACTGGGTCACTTCGCGGAGGTCAGTGGCGCCGTCGCGATCATCGTCGGAGACCAGGCCGGCGGATTCGACTACCGGGGGATGGCCGCCGCCCTGGCCGCCGAACACCCGGCGTTGCGGCATGTGATCGTCGACGGCGCATCCGGACCGTTCGTCTCGTGGGCGGCGATCCGCGACCATGCCGGCCCACTGCTCGAGCGTCCGCGGATCGACCCCGGCCTGCCCGCGCTGCTGCTGGTCTCCGGCGGCACCACCGGCCTACCGAAACTCATCGCGCGCACCCACGACGACTACGTCTACAACGCCACCGCCTGCGCCCAGGCCTGCCAGATGAACGGGGACGACGCCTATCTGGTCGCGCTGCCCGCCGGACACAATTTTCCGCTGGCCTGCCCCGGCCTGCTCGGCTCGATGACGGTCGGCGCGCCGACGGTGTTTACCGCCGACCCCAGCCCCCAAAACGCGTTCGCGTTGATCGACAAGTACCGGATCACCGTCACCGGACTGGTCAACGCGCTGGCCAAGCTGTGGGCGCAGGCATGTGAGTGGGAGCCGGTACTGCCGAGTTCGCTGCGGTTCGTCCAGGTCGGCGGATCCCGCATGAGCCCGGAAGAGGCCCGATTCATCCTCGACCGGCTGACCCCTGGCATGTCGCAGATCTTCGGGATGGCCGAGGGGATGCTGAACTTCACCCGGCCCGGAGACCCGGAGGACGTCGTCGTCCACACCCAGGGCCGGCCGATGTCCCCACACGACGAGATGCGCGTCGTCGACGAGAACGGCGACGAGGTGGCACCCGGGGAGGAGGGCGAGCTACTGGTCCGCGGACCGTACACGCTCAACGGTTACTACCGGGCCGACGACGCCAACGCCCGCTCGTTCTCCCCGGACGGCTTCTACCGCACCGGCGACCGGGTTCGGATCTTCTCCGAGGGCGCACGCGCCGGGTACGTGGAGGTGACCGGCCGGGTCAAAGACGTGATCCACCGCGGTGGCGAGACAGTGTCGGCGACCGACCTCGAAGACCACCTGCACACCCACCCGGCGATCTACACGGCTGCCGCCGTGGCGCTCCCCGACGAGTATCTCGGCGAGAAGATCTGTGCGGCAGTGGTTTTCCTCGGTGCGCCGATCACGCTGGCCGAGCTGAACGCGTTTCTCGACGGGCGCGGTGCGTCCAAGCACGCACGCCCCGACGTGCTGACCCCGGTGCGATCGTTGCCGATGACGGCGGTGGGCAAGGTCGACAAGAAGCAGTTGGTCGCGCAGTTGACGTCCTGACACACACGTCGGCCCGGCATTTATGGCCGTGCCAGGCCGCATCCGGCCGTGTCGTTCAGCGCGGGGCCCGCAGCGTCGCGTCCAAACTCGACATCAGCTGGGCGACGCGGCTCCTGCCGGCCGGCGCCGGAGGGTAACGACACAGGACGTCAATCAGCTCGGGCGTCGCACGCTGCCGCGCTCTCCGGATCGCGGAGATGGCAGCGTCAGGGTCGCCGCCGGCGTTGATCTCGGCTACCCGTGCGGCGTTCGCGGCGGCACGCAGAATGTGGCCCACCTGATGCGGTCGGGCGATGGGATGAAGATAGGCAGCGGATGCGGCGTCCCCTGCTGCCTGTGCGGCCAGGCGCGCCACCTCCTCGGATGCCTCCCGGCCCGCGCGGTGGGCTTCCAGCGAGGCGACGCGCTGCTGCTTCGTCCTGGGCGCGCCATGAACGAAGCGCCAGGCGGCAGCGATGGCGTTCCTCGGCCTGCAGTCGCGGGGATCGGCGTCCTCGAACATCGGCAGGAGCTCTTCGGCGGTCTCGGCGACGAAGCGAGCCACGCTACGCAATTCGCTCATCGACAGTTCGAAGTCGCCCGATGCCACGCCCGCGCCTTCCCCCACTTGCTACTTGTGACGTCCCGTCATCAGGACAATGCCACGTGGCGGTCCGTGGAACGGCTTTTCGTCGCCGATGATCACGGTTGCCGTAAGCGGCGCAAGAATCCTCCATGGATCTCTTTTCACACCCTGCCGGGACGCTTTTTGTCGGTGGTTCGCACTAGTGTTCGATATATGGAGCTGGTGTCCGAGGCAGTGGGGGCGATCGCTGAGCAGATCGGTGTGCTGTCCAAGGCCGCCGATGAGCTGACCCATAGTGAGTTGGTCGGGCTGCTGGCCGAGTTGACCAGGGTGCTGCGGTCGGTCCCGGCGCTGGAGCACAAGGTGTTGGCCCGGTTGATCGAGGAGACCGAGCCGCACCGGCTCGGGGAATCGTCGTGGAAGGGCGTGCTGACCACCGCGCTGCGGGTCAGTGGCGCCGAGGCGGGACGGCGGTTGCGACGGGCCAAAATGCTGGGGCCGCGGCGGGCGATGACGGGCCAGCCTCTTGCGCCGCTGTGGGGAGCCACCGCCGCCGCCCAGGCTCAGGGCCTGTTGGACGAAGAGCACATCACGGTGATCGCGAGGTTTCACCAGAAGCTGCCCGCGTGGGTGGATGTGGACACCCGTGCGGCCGCCGATGCGCACCTGGCCGGCCTGGGCTCGGGTCTAGGCCCTGAGGAGCTCGATGCGGCGGCGGGGCGGTTGTTGATGATGATCGATCAGGACGGCCCTGAACCCGCCGACGACGAGGTGGCCCGGAAACGGTGGGTGAGGGTCGGCAAGCAGCAGCGTGACGGGTTTCGCAAGATCAGCGGCTACCTGGACGCCGAACTGGGCGCCTACTTGGAGGCGACCCTGGCCAAGGAGGCCGCCCCCGGGGCCAACATGCCCGACCAACAGCCCGGTGAGGAGCCGGCCGAGTCATCCGCCGGGGCGGGCCCGGAGACGGGTCGGGATACCCGCACCGAGGGGCAGCGCAATCACGACGGCTTCAAAGCCCTGCTGCGCCGCACCCTGGAATCCGGGACACTCGGCAGCCATAACGGGTTACCGGTGACCGTGATCGTCTCGACCACCCTGCAGGAGCTGGAAAAGGGGGCCGGGGTGGCGGTCACCGGCGGCGGATCATTGCTGCCGATGCCCGATCTGATCCGGATGGCCGCCCGCGCCCATCACTATCTGTACGTCTTTGACGAGCACACCGGTCAAAGCCTGTATCTGGGTCGGGCCCAACGGCTGGCCAACGCCGCCCAGCGGATCGTCCTGCACGCTCGTGATCGTGGCTGCACCCGGCCCGGCTGCACCGTGCAGGGGTACTGGTGTCAGGTTCATCATGCGGTCGCGGACTGGAAAAACGACGGCCAAACCGACATCGACGACCTCACCCTGGCCTGCGGACCGCACAACCGGATGATCGAAACCACCGGCTGGACCACAAGCAAGAACGCCAGGAACCAGACCGAATGGCTCCCACCACCAGGGCTCGATACAGGCCGGCACCGCACGCAGCTGGTCAATGGCTACCACCACCCCGAACACCACCTACTCCCCGAAGACGACCAAGGACCGTAGCGCTCACCGAGGCAGGAGCCGAGCCTTGGTGCGACAGGATGATCTCGCTGCCGAAAGATCAGGCGACGTCGGCTTTTTCGGTGTGCGGCGCGAGCAGCTCGACGATCCGGTCGATCACAGCCGCTGCCGTCGGGTGCTCCCAGAGCAGTGTCGGAGGCAGCGACAGACCTGTGCGCTTCTCCAACGCGCGCCGCAGCGCGACCGTCATGATCGAGTCGACGCCGGCCTCCACCAACGGAACCCGCAGATCCACATCAGTTGCCGACAGCCCGAGTTCAGCAGCCACCGCTTCGACGACCTGCTCCGCCACCCACTCGCCCAGCTCGGCTTCGCCGGGTCCGATGGGCACGGCCTCACCCACTTCCGCATCCACGGTCGGTGCGACATCAGCCAGGATCGGCACCGCCGCGGCCTCGGGAAGCAGGGGTAGCACAACCACATTCGGGTCGTCGCCCCGCATGGCCGAGTCCAGCGCCCGCATCGCGTCGTCGGCGCCGACAGTCCCCATACCGAGCGCTTCGAGCTGTGCTGCGACGAATCCCGACGTCGATCCCATACCCAGACCGCGCCACGCCGTCCACGCGACGCTGACCGTGTTGTCCCCGAGGCTGCGGCGATGTCTGGCCATCGCGTCCAGGAACGCGTT
Protein-coding regions in this window:
- a CDS encoding (2,3-dihydroxybenzoyl)adenylate synthase, whose protein sequence is MSTGFSTEQGDNLTDLAYGFVPFPEDRAETYRNAGYWTGRSLDSILTDAAASWPDKPAIIDSAESYTFAELDAIADRAAAGLSALGVRPGDRVLLQLPNSCQFAVALFALLRAGAVPVMCLTGHRTAELGHFAEVSGAVAIIVGDQAGGFDYRGMAAALAAEHPALRHVIVDGASGPFVSWAAIRDHAGPLLERPRIDPGLPALLLVSGGTTGLPKLIARTHDDYVYNATACAQACQMNGDDAYLVALPAGHNFPLACPGLLGSMTVGAPTVFTADPSPQNAFALIDKYRITVTGLVNALAKLWAQACEWEPVLPSSLRFVQVGGSRMSPEEARFILDRLTPGMSQIFGMAEGMLNFTRPGDPEDVVVHTQGRPMSPHDEMRVVDENGDEVAPGEEGELLVRGPYTLNGYYRADDANARSFSPDGFYRTGDRVRIFSEGARAGYVEVTGRVKDVIHRGGETVSATDLEDHLHTHPAIYTAAAVALPDEYLGEKICAAVVFLGAPITLAELNAFLDGRGASKHARPDVLTPVRSLPMTAVGKVDKKQLVAQLTS
- a CDS encoding putative immunity protein, producing the protein MSELRSVARFVAETAEELLPMFEDADPRDCRPRNAIAAAWRFVHGAPRTKQQRVASLEAHRAGREASEEVARLAAQAAGDAASAAYLHPIARPHQVGHILRAAANAARVAEINAGGDPDAAISAIRRARQRATPELIDVLCRYPPAPAGRSRVAQLMSSLDATLRAPR
- a CDS encoding HNH endonuclease signature motif containing protein — its product is MELVSEAVGAIAEQIGVLSKAADELTHSELVGLLAELTRVLRSVPALEHKVLARLIEETEPHRLGESSWKGVLTTALRVSGAEAGRRLRRAKMLGPRRAMTGQPLAPLWGATAAAQAQGLLDEEHITVIARFHQKLPAWVDVDTRAAADAHLAGLGSGLGPEELDAAAGRLLMMIDQDGPEPADDEVARKRWVRVGKQQRDGFRKISGYLDAELGAYLEATLAKEAAPGANMPDQQPGEEPAESSAGAGPETGRDTRTEGQRNHDGFKALLRRTLESGTLGSHNGLPVTVIVSTTLQELEKGAGVAVTGGGSLLPMPDLIRMAARAHHYLYVFDEHTGQSLYLGRAQRLANAAQRIVLHARDRGCTRPGCTVQGYWCQVHHAVADWKNDGQTDIDDLTLACGPHNRMIETTGWTTSKNARNQTEWLPPPGLDTGRHRTQLVNGYHHPEHHLLPEDDQGP